A part of Larkinella insperata genomic DNA contains:
- a CDS encoding endonuclease III domain-containing protein translates to MTTLDATQKTVLVHEILNQHYGIQEIYARLDPMHELIATVLSHRTTHANEVTAFRRMRERFGSWEAIRDAPVEDLTDAIQTANYPEVKAPYIKQILARIIAERGEANIDFLREMTTDDAMAWLTALPGVGLKTSTLLLLFNFQKPVLPVDTHVHRVTQRLGIIGPKVSAEKAHAILLAYLPQDALVLFNFHKHFYWHGQRVCTWSYPKCHQCVLREYCDYYTERKGPRA, encoded by the coding sequence ATGACAACGTTGGATGCGACCCAGAAGACGGTTTTGGTGCACGAAATTCTCAACCAGCACTACGGTATACAGGAAATTTACGCGCGGCTCGATCCGATGCACGAGCTAATTGCCACGGTTCTGTCGCACCGGACCACGCACGCCAACGAGGTGACGGCGTTTCGCCGGATGCGGGAGCGCTTCGGTTCCTGGGAAGCCATCCGCGACGCCCCGGTGGAAGACCTGACCGACGCCATCCAGACCGCCAATTACCCGGAAGTGAAAGCGCCTTACATCAAGCAAATCCTGGCCCGCATCATCGCCGAGCGCGGAGAAGCCAACATTGACTTCCTGCGGGAGATGACCACCGACGACGCGATGGCTTGGCTGACGGCTCTGCCGGGGGTGGGGCTCAAAACCTCCACGCTTTTGCTGCTGTTTAATTTTCAAAAACCGGTGTTGCCCGTCGATACGCACGTTCACAGGGTGACGCAGCGGCTGGGCATCATTGGCCCGAAGGTCAGCGCGGAAAAGGCCCACGCCATTCTGCTGGCGTACCTGCCGCAGGATGCGCTGGTGCTCTTCAACTTTCACAAACATTTCTATTGGCATGGCCAGCGGGTGTGCACCTGGAGTTATCCCAAATGCCACCAGTGCGTGCTGCGGGAGTATTGCGATTACTACACGGAGCGCAAAGGACCGAGGGCCTGA
- a CDS encoding TonB-dependent receptor, protein MTTALVTRYFSLSLLCLLALAGLAQTPTQTIRGTVTDASQGRPLAGASIQLQNSGSANAGTTTDDQGRFRLTNVPVGRQQLSVSFVGYEPTIINEILVESGKEQVLDIQLQPGVQQLSEATAIGTRTDRNLSTEYITTEQVLRFPATYLDPARLATAYAGVVNAYDGTNNMSVRGNSPNSLIWRLEGVEIVNPNHQSNAGTIGDRPTAAGGGVNMLSAQLLGTTRFLTGAYTPEYGNTVGGVLDMSLRPGNNERHEFIAQAGLIGLDLAAEGPISKQKGSSYLVNYRYSFTGLLGAMGVSFGGEDIRFQDLSFNLTFPNRKGGRLTAFGVAGNSSNDFVAKATEEQTEDKDRNNISFTTRMAAGGLTLTQPLGTRLLWKTALVLSANNSSREQSFPGDARFRANYENDDQNGARYTLTTSLNYRINGRNSVKAGLYVTRAENSLELWRADRPLLPNPPTGMLMTGSLAGWMIQPYVNYQWLPVDNLTVNAGLFYNSFTYNQSQSLEPRASVRWELLPGKAVTLAYGLHSQQQLPQVYLSKSAFPMPPTFDNRSLDFTKAHHVVLGYSHQFGPDSYGKIEAYSQMLFDVPVSSLAGRTFSALNVIEAYVNEPLTNAGKGRNRGIELTLQKYLAKTYYLLASGSVYDSQYQATDGIWRDTRFNGKFTSNLTAGKEWTRSRENRSRIWGLNGRITYAGGFRDRTIDVARSQQQSTTVYTSDDFNVQLPAYFRTDLRIYWKKSKTRYSRTLSLDLQNLTGTQNAAYSYFDAYQGKVVQKYQLGLIPILNYRWEF, encoded by the coding sequence ATGACGACCGCTTTAGTTACGAGATATTTTTCCCTTAGTCTTCTTTGCCTGCTGGCGCTGGCAGGTCTGGCCCAAACCCCGACCCAAACCATTCGCGGAACCGTCACCGACGCCAGTCAGGGCCGCCCGCTGGCCGGAGCCTCCATACAACTCCAAAATTCCGGCTCAGCCAACGCGGGAACAACTACCGACGACCAGGGCCGTTTTCGCCTGACCAACGTGCCGGTAGGCCGTCAGCAGCTCAGCGTTTCGTTTGTGGGCTACGAACCAACAATCATCAACGAGATCCTGGTGGAATCCGGCAAGGAACAGGTACTTGATATTCAGCTGCAACCCGGGGTTCAGCAACTGAGCGAGGCCACGGCCATCGGCACCCGCACCGACCGTAACCTCAGCACCGAATACATTACCACCGAACAGGTCCTGCGGTTTCCGGCCACCTACCTCGACCCGGCCCGGCTGGCCACGGCTTACGCGGGCGTGGTGAATGCCTACGACGGCACCAACAACATGTCCGTCCGGGGTAATTCGCCCAACAGCCTCATCTGGCGGCTCGAAGGCGTTGAAATTGTAAATCCCAACCACCAGAGCAACGCCGGAACCATCGGCGACCGCCCGACGGCTGCGGGCGGGGGGGTCAACATGCTGAGTGCGCAACTGCTCGGCACCACCCGGTTTCTGACCGGAGCCTACACGCCCGAATACGGTAATACTGTCGGGGGGGTGCTGGACATGAGCCTGCGACCGGGCAACAACGAACGCCATGAATTCATCGCGCAGGCCGGTTTGATTGGTCTGGACCTGGCCGCGGAAGGGCCAATTTCGAAGCAGAAAGGATCGTCGTACCTGGTCAATTACCGGTATTCGTTTACCGGGTTGCTGGGGGCAATGGGTGTTTCGTTCGGCGGGGAAGACATACGGTTTCAGGATCTGTCGTTCAACCTGACCTTTCCCAACCGCAAAGGAGGCCGATTGACGGCTTTTGGGGTCGCCGGAAACAGCAGCAATGATTTTGTGGCCAAAGCCACCGAGGAGCAAACCGAAGACAAAGACCGCAACAACATTTCCTTTACGACCCGCATGGCCGCCGGGGGCCTGACCCTGACCCAGCCGCTGGGCACGCGTCTTTTATGGAAAACCGCCCTGGTTCTGTCGGCCAACAACAGCAGCCGCGAACAAAGCTTTCCGGGCGACGCCCGCTTCCGGGCCAATTACGAAAACGACGACCAGAACGGCGCACGGTACACCCTGACGACCTCGCTGAACTACCGGATCAACGGAAGAAACAGCGTGAAAGCCGGCCTTTACGTGACCCGCGCCGAAAACTCCCTGGAACTCTGGCGCGCCGACCGGCCGCTCCTTCCCAACCCGCCAACGGGTATGCTGATGACGGGTTCGCTGGCGGGCTGGATGATTCAGCCGTATGTCAATTACCAATGGCTACCCGTTGATAACCTGACGGTTAATGCGGGCTTATTCTACAACAGTTTTACGTATAACCAAAGCCAGTCGCTGGAACCACGCGCTTCCGTCCGCTGGGAACTGCTACCGGGCAAAGCCGTGACGCTGGCCTACGGGCTGCACAGCCAGCAGCAACTGCCGCAGGTGTATTTGTCGAAAAGCGCCTTTCCGATGCCGCCCACGTTTGACAACCGCTCCCTCGATTTTACCAAAGCCCACCACGTCGTTCTGGGGTATAGTCACCAGTTTGGTCCGGATAGTTACGGAAAGATTGAAGCCTACTCCCAGATGCTGTTCGACGTGCCGGTCAGTTCGCTGGCGGGCCGCACGTTTTCGGCGCTGAATGTCATCGAAGCCTACGTCAACGAACCGCTGACCAACGCCGGGAAGGGCCGCAACCGGGGTATCGAACTAACGCTTCAGAAATACCTGGCCAAAACGTATTACCTGCTCGCGTCCGGTTCTGTGTACGATTCGCAGTACCAGGCCACCGACGGCATCTGGCGCGATACGCGGTTCAACGGCAAGTTCACCAGCAACCTGACCGCCGGCAAGGAATGGACCCGCAGCCGCGAAAACCGCAGCCGCATCTGGGGCCTGAACGGACGGATTACCTACGCGGGCGGTTTCCGCGACCGCACCATCGACGTGGCCCGGTCGCAGCAGCAGAGCACCACGGTTTACACCAGCGATGACTTCAACGTGCAGCTCCCGGCTTATTTCCGGACCGACCTGCGG